A portion of the Oscillospiraceae bacterium genome contains these proteins:
- a CDS encoding ParB/RepB/Spo0J family partition protein: MSKGSLNVSLKGADDIFSTEESRQEQQREQVQQIPIGELFPFKDHPFKVLDDESMQRTVESVEQYGVLSPLIARPRPEGGYEIISGHRRQHAAQLAGLDALPVIVRQMDDDAAVLLMVDSNLQRENILPSERAFAYKMKLEALKNQGARSDLTSVQVAPKLSTEKIGEEVGMSKDNVKRYIRLTNLVPELLDMVDEKKIAFNPAVELSYLDEAQQRDFLEAMNDTQNAPSLSQAQRLKKLAQEGHFSYDVAFAVMGEEKKDELDKVVIKNDTLRKYFPRSYTPKQMEDTIIKLLEQWQRKQQRQNER; encoded by the coding sequence ATGTCGAAAGGCAGCTTAAACGTGTCGCTGAAAGGGGCAGATGACATTTTCTCCACGGAAGAATCTCGACAGGAGCAGCAGAGGGAACAGGTGCAACAGATTCCCATTGGAGAGCTGTTCCCCTTCAAAGACCATCCCTTTAAGGTCTTGGATGATGAATCCATGCAGCGCACGGTGGAAAGCGTGGAACAGTACGGCGTGCTGTCTCCGCTGATTGCACGTCCACGCCCGGAAGGTGGCTACGAGATCATCTCCGGGCATCGCCGTCAGCACGCTGCACAGCTTGCCGGGCTGGATGCCTTGCCTGTTATCGTCCGTCAGATGGATGATGACGCCGCTGTTTTGCTTATGGTGGACAGCAATCTCCAACGTGAGAACATCTTGCCCAGTGAAAGGGCTTTCGCCTACAAAATGAAGCTGGAAGCTCTAAAAAATCAAGGTGCTAGGTCGGATTTAACTTCGGTGCAAGTTGCACCGAAGTTGAGCACCGAGAAAATCGGTGAAGAAGTGGGCATGAGTAAGGATAATGTCAAACGCTATATTCGCCTGACCAATCTTGTACCTGAACTGCTGGACATGGTGGACGAAAAGAAAATTGCCTTCAATCCCGCTGTGGAATTGTCCTATCTGGACGAAGCCCAACAGCGGGATTTTTTAGAAGCAATGAACGACACCCAGAATGCACCGTCCCTTTCCCAAGCGCAGCGGCTTAAAAAGCTGGCGCAGGAAGGGCACTTCTCGTATGACGTTGCCTTTGCGGTCATGGGAGAAGAGAAAAAGGACGAGCTGGACAAAGTGGTCATCAAAAACGACACCCTGCGGAAGTATTTCCCGCGCAGCTACACCCCGAAACAGATGGAAGACACCATCATCAAGCTGCTGGAACAGTGGCAGCGCAAACAGCAGAGGCAGAACGAACGCTGA
- a CDS encoding DUF3846 domain-containing protein, with protein MEQNENTLSVLKIAPGQYPQQVEIDNDLKALQQAVGGSIGASYPFEDPVAIVYNDDGKLMGLPLNRALWDEDGLMYDVIAGTFLVVGLGEEDFVSLSPELAQKYEGEFHQPEAFLPLGRRLMVIPVPDESVQSDAEKAVSKPPVEHDR; from the coding sequence ATGGAACAGAACGAGAACACCTTGTCGGTGCTGAAAATTGCACCGGGACAGTATCCGCAGCAGGTCGAGATCGATAACGACCTGAAAGCCTTGCAGCAGGCGGTGGGCGGTTCCATCGGCGCAAGCTACCCTTTTGAAGATCCGGTTGCCATCGTTTATAACGATGACGGCAAGCTTATGGGTCTGCCGCTGAACCGGGCCTTATGGGACGAGGACGGGCTGATGTACGATGTTATTGCCGGAACCTTTCTGGTGGTAGGTCTGGGCGAGGAAGATTTTGTATCGCTCTCCCCGGAGCTGGCGCAGAAGTATGAAGGAGAATTCCATCAACCCGAAGCCTTTCTCCCTCTGGGACGCCGCCTGATGGTCATTCCGGTTCCGGATGAATCAGTTCAGAGTGATGCAGAAAAGGCTGTGAGTAAGCCCCCGGTGGAACATGACCGTTAA
- a CDS encoding PcfB family protein, with protein sequence MQEEIEHKTVNLAISTTKLSARTLLRGMQFLLRQYDKHASQGKQSMKRLVRQNRGVTNVEIQKTGIKDFDRYAKRYHIDYSIQKDLSCTPPRYLVYFKAQDTDALSAAFKEYSASVLDKTKRPSVLAKLHDLAQSVANLPDKVRHKQEERGL encoded by the coding sequence ATGCAGGAAGAAATCGAGCATAAGACGGTCAACCTTGCCATCTCGACCACAAAACTGTCTGCCCGCACCCTGCTGCGTGGGATGCAGTTTCTGCTGCGGCAGTACGACAAGCACGCTTCGCAGGGCAAGCAGTCCATGAAGCGGCTAGTGCGACAGAACCGTGGCGTGACCAATGTGGAGATCCAGAAAACCGGCATCAAGGATTTTGACCGCTATGCTAAGCGGTATCACATTGACTACTCCATCCAGAAAGACCTGTCCTGCACACCGCCCCGGTATCTGGTCTACTTCAAGGCACAGGACACGGATGCCTTGAGCGCAGCGTTCAAGGAATATTCGGCATCGGTGCTGGATAAAACCAAGCGTCCTTCCGTGCTGGCAAAGCTGCATGATCTGGCGCAGTCCGTTGCAAATCTGCCAGACAAAGTGCGGCACAAGCAGGAGGAGCGCGGCCTATGA
- a CDS encoding DUF4368 domain-containing protein, protein MSKKKLSKLLALYLPYVVIGLLATNLGEAWRLAVGKELGDKIVSLMGTIPAAFANPLPSLHPFDLFIGLCCGAGMRLAVYLKGKNAKKYRHGMEYGSARWGGPKDIEPFMAPKFEDNIILTKTERLMMSNRPPDPKNARNKNVLVVGGSGSGKTRFFIKPNLLQCDSKNFPVSFVVTDPKGSIGVECGEALLKHGYKLKFFNTINFSKSMRYNPMAYIHSEKDVLKLVTALMTNTKGEGQGGDPFWDKAERLLLVSLIAYLHYEAPVEEQNFATLLEMLNTMQVSEDDETYQNPVDLLFEDLGKKKPKSFAVRQYKLYKLAAGVVCSKRLLNQAVGKSLRTHNLKPKKGAQVMRKNEKITALYERLSRDDFGKDDDQQRESNSISNQKAMLEEFAARQGFTNIVHFTDDGISGTCFDRPGFLAMMKEVEAGNVEYLCIKDMSRMGRDYLKVGQIMEILRQRGVRLIAINDGVDSARGDDDFTPFRNIMNEYYARDTSRKIRSTFQSKGKSGKHLTGTVIYGYLWNEARDQWLVDPEAAEVVKRIFAMTIDGCGPYQIASKLKEEKVLIPSAYLARHGEGVNKNKTFKDVYGWGSSTICNILEKREYLGHTINFKTRKHFKDKKSHYVPEDEWTIFENTHEAIIDQQTFDLVQKIRGNVRRYPDGWGEAAPLTGLLYCADCGGKMYVHRTNNGKRISQYTCSQYSKVPVGKLCTTQHRINEDVVLSLVSEMLKAIAEYAKHDRAEFVRVVQEAQSSQQTAEVKKQRTRLATAKQRVSELEVLLCKIYEDNILGKLSDSRYATLDAQYEKEQTELTAEISVLEKAIKSYEKHEKDADRFIALIDKYENFDKLTIAMLNEFIEKILVHERDRKGSIQTTQEVEIYFNFVGRFVPPAFGEVELTPEELEEIRKREERKDRLHQNYLKRKANGKQKEYEERTKAKKKAEIEARKQAIRTEDIARGVFIPVSSLPQLGPRKGA, encoded by the coding sequence ATGAGCAAAAAGAAGCTTTCCAAGCTGCTGGCGCTCTATCTGCCCTATGTGGTAATTGGCTTGCTAGCCACTAATCTGGGCGAGGCGTGGCGGCTGGCCGTGGGCAAGGAACTGGGCGATAAAATCGTATCGCTGATGGGAACTATCCCGGCAGCGTTTGCCAATCCGCTGCCCAGCCTGCACCCATTTGACTTGTTCATTGGTCTGTGCTGCGGCGCTGGAATGCGGCTGGCGGTGTACCTGAAAGGCAAAAACGCCAAGAAGTACCGTCACGGCATGGAGTACGGCTCTGCCCGGTGGGGCGGACCCAAAGATATCGAGCCGTTCATGGCTCCGAAATTTGAGGACAATATCATCCTGACCAAAACAGAACGCCTGATGATGTCCAACCGCCCGCCGGACCCCAAGAATGCCCGAAACAAAAATGTGCTGGTAGTCGGCGGCTCCGGCAGCGGTAAGACAAGGTTCTTTATCAAGCCGAATCTGCTGCAATGTGATTCCAAGAATTTTCCGGTATCATTCGTAGTTACAGATCCGAAAGGTAGTATCGGCGTGGAATGTGGAGAAGCCCTGTTAAAGCACGGCTACAAGCTAAAATTCTTCAACACCATCAACTTTTCCAAGAGTATGCGCTATAACCCCATGGCGTACATCCACAGCGAAAAGGATGTTCTGAAACTCGTGACCGCACTGATGACCAACACCAAAGGTGAAGGTCAGGGCGGCGACCCATTCTGGGACAAAGCGGAACGGCTTCTGCTCGTTTCGCTGATCGCATACCTCCACTACGAAGCCCCTGTCGAGGAGCAAAACTTCGCAACATTGCTGGAAATGCTAAACACTATGCAGGTTTCGGAAGATGATGAAACCTATCAGAATCCGGTAGACCTGTTGTTTGAGGATCTGGGTAAGAAAAAACCAAAATCCTTTGCAGTGCGGCAGTACAAACTTTATAAGCTAGCTGCCGGTGTTGTATGCTCTAAAAGACTTCTTAATCAAGCGGTTGGGAAGTCTCTTAGAACACACAACCTAAAACCGAAGAAAGGAGCGCAAGTTATGAGAAAAAATGAGAAAATCACAGCTCTGTACGAACGACTGAGCCGTGATGACTTTGGCAAAGATGATGACCAACAGCGTGAGAGCAATTCCATATCCAATCAAAAGGCAATGTTGGAGGAGTTCGCCGCACGGCAGGGCTTTACAAACATTGTCCATTTCACGGACGATGGCATTAGTGGTACTTGCTTTGACCGTCCCGGATTTTTAGCAATGATGAAAGAAGTGGAAGCCGGGAATGTGGAGTATTTGTGCATCAAGGACATGAGCCGCATGGGTCGTGACTATCTGAAAGTCGGTCAGATTATGGAAATCCTGCGTCAGCGTGGCGTTCGCCTTATCGCCATCAATGACGGCGTGGACAGTGCCAGAGGGGACGATGATTTTACCCCTTTCCGCAACATTATGAACGAATACTACGCCAGAGACACCAGCCGTAAAATCCGTTCCACTTTCCAGTCCAAAGGCAAGTCCGGCAAGCACCTCACAGGCACGGTCATTTACGGCTATCTTTGGAACGAAGCCAGAGACCAATGGTTGGTTGACCCCGAAGCCGCCGAGGTGGTCAAGCGCATCTTTGCCATGACGATTGACGGCTGCGGTCCGTATCAGATCGCCAGCAAGCTGAAAGAAGAAAAAGTCCTCATTCCGTCCGCTTACCTTGCCCGGCACGGCGAGGGCGTGAACAAAAATAAGACCTTCAAAGATGTGTACGGCTGGGGTTCTTCCACCATCTGCAACATTCTTGAAAAGCGTGAATATCTGGGACACACCATCAACTTCAAGACCCGAAAGCACTTCAAGGACAAGAAAAGCCATTATGTCCCGGAGGACGAATGGACAATTTTCGAGAATACCCATGAAGCTATCATTGACCAGCAGACCTTTGACCTTGTGCAGAAAATCCGTGGGAATGTCAGACGCTACCCGGACGGCTGGGGCGAAGCAGCTCCCCTCACAGGCTTGCTTTATTGTGCCGATTGCGGCGGCAAGATGTATGTCCACCGTACCAACAACGGCAAGCGTATTTCTCAATATACCTGTTCCCAATACAGCAAAGTCCCAGTTGGAAAGCTCTGCACGACACAGCACCGTATCAATGAAGATGTGGTACTGTCCCTTGTTTCCGAAATGCTCAAAGCTATTGCCGAGTATGCCAAGCATGACCGAGCCGAGTTTGTCCGAGTGGTGCAGGAAGCGCAGTCCAGCCAGCAGACGGCAGAGGTCAAGAAACAGCGGACACGCCTTGCCACCGCAAAGCAGAGAGTTTCCGAGCTGGAAGTCCTGCTCTGCAAAATCTATGAGGACAACATTTTAGGAAAGCTGTCTGACAGCAGATATGCCACTCTGGACGCTCAATATGAAAAGGAGCAGACCGAGCTTACCGCTGAAATCTCTGTTCTGGAAAAGGCTATCAAGAGCTACGAGAAGCACGAAAAGGACGCTGACCGTTTTATCGCTCTGATTGACAAGTATGAGAACTTCGACAAGCTGACGATTGCCATGCTCAATGAGTTTATTGAGAAAATCCTTGTGCATGAGCGTGACCGCAAGGGCAGTATTCAGACCACACAGGAGGTCGAGATTTACTTCAATTTCGTGGGTCGTTTCGTTCCCCCTGCGTTTGGCGAAGTGGAGCTTACCCCGGAGGAATTAGAGGAAATCCGCAAGCGTGAGGAACGCAAGGACAGGCTCCACCAGAACTACTTGAAGCGGAAAGCCAATGGTAAACAGAAAGAGTATGAGGAGCGCACGAAAGCCAAGAAAAAAGCGGAGATTGAAGCCAGAAAACAGGCAATCCGCACCGAGGATATTGCCAGAGGGGTATTTATCCCGGTGAGCAGTTTGCCGCAGCTGGGACCGAGAAAGGGAGCGTGA
- a CDS encoding TnpV protein, with product MKELKPRIHENGMDYVLVGDYYVPDLKLPEERRPIGHWGRLHQSYLKLHRPMLYNELILSGRLHTVVADLNEQAADRLDLIIRQMMKAEGVTEAMKAENQMLWVQSMNSIRCRAEEIIKTELIYC from the coding sequence ATGAAAGAGTTGAAACCGAGAATCCATGAGAACGGTATGGACTATGTGTTGGTGGGCGACTACTATGTGCCGGACTTGAAGCTGCCGGAGGAACGCCGACCTATTGGGCATTGGGGACGCTTGCACCAGTCCTATCTGAAATTGCACCGTCCCATGCTTTACAACGAGCTAATTTTGTCCGGCAGGCTCCACACCGTCGTTGCCGATCTGAACGAGCAGGCGGCAGACAGGCTGGACTTGATTATCCGGCAGATGATGAAAGCCGAGGGCGTGACCGAAGCCATGAAAGCGGAAAATCAGATGTTATGGGTGCAGTCAATGAACTCCATCCGCTGCCGGGCAGAGGAAATCATCAAGACGGAACTAATCTACTGTTGA
- a CDS encoding DUF3847 domain-containing protein, translated as MTKPKTLEQLRAEKERAETQLAQEKHKLNRLENRKKYLEKGERQKRTHRLCNLGGTIESLAPEVKDLTRTEMTELMEYIFSLSEVQRAVRHMAITHTNQANREKELKADGTISSERHAD; from the coding sequence ATGACAAAACCGAAAACCCTTGAACAGCTCCGAGCCGAAAAGGAACGAGCCGAGACGCAGCTTGCACAGGAGAAGCACAAGCTCAACCGTCTTGAGAACAGAAAGAAATATCTGGAGAAAGGCGAAAGGCAGAAACGCACCCATCGTCTTTGCAATCTGGGCGGCACGATTGAGAGCCTTGCCCCGGAGGTCAAAGATCTCACACGCACCGAAATGACAGAGCTGATGGAGTACATCTTTTCTCTGTCCGAAGTCCAGCGAGCCGTCCGTCACATGGCGATTACTCACACCAACCAAGCGAACAGAGAAAAGGAGTTGAAAGCCGATGGCACTATTTCATCTGAGCGTCACGCAGACTAA
- a CDS encoding MobA/MobL family protein has protein sequence MALFHLSVTQTKRSAGQSAIASAAYRAGERLYSEYYGEYSDYTRKGGVICSDILLPSHAPPEYADRQTLWNAVEKAERGKNAQLAYSFDIALQNEFSLEENIALARRFLLENFVSRGMVVDFAVHQPDREDGGIPNPHFHVLCPIRPIEQDGKWGLKQRRVYELDEDGNRIRDQNGEYVFNAVPTTDWGSPETLEHWRQTWAELCNAKFAEKGLDVRIDHRSYERQGVELLPTVHEGATVRAMEKKGIRTEKGEFNRWIRATNAVIRDIKKKIALLFDWIAEAKAELAKPQAPNLVSLLNAYYTQRKAGAYSQKGKISNLKEMNETFNYLRANGIYNLEDLESRVNEHSSTTESLKKTLDGQTARMKEIKQLYDSSAAFQNLKPVYDGLQKIKFEKPRAKYKAEHEAELIQFYAARRKLTGEFPDGKVDMGKLSKEYDTLEQEHETTYAEFKAVRDDLHRLWKVKSCVDTAARFNEHTEEQKLQNRPQTRHKKEELSR, from the coding sequence ATGGCACTATTTCATCTGAGCGTCACGCAGACTAAGCGAAGCGCAGGACAGTCCGCTATTGCTTCTGCCGCCTACCGTGCCGGGGAGCGATTGTATAGCGAGTATTACGGCGAATACAGCGACTACACCCGCAAGGGCGGCGTGATCTGCTCTGACATTCTCTTGCCGTCCCATGCACCGCCAGAATACGCAGACCGCCAGACCCTATGGAACGCCGTGGAAAAAGCCGAGCGTGGAAAGAACGCCCAGCTTGCATACAGCTTTGACATTGCCTTGCAGAATGAATTTTCCCTTGAGGAAAACATCGCTCTTGCAAGGCGATTTTTATTGGAGAACTTTGTGAGCCGTGGCATGGTGGTTGACTTCGCCGTACACCAGCCAGACCGGGAGGACGGCGGCATACCAAACCCACACTTCCATGTGCTTTGTCCCATCCGCCCCATCGAGCAGGACGGTAAATGGGGGCTAAAGCAACGACGAGTGTACGAGCTGGACGAGGACGGAAATCGTATCAGAGACCAGAACGGCGAGTATGTTTTCAATGCCGTTCCCACTACCGACTGGGGCAGTCCCGAAACGCTGGAACATTGGCGGCAGACATGGGCGGAACTATGCAACGCCAAGTTTGCGGAGAAAGGGCTTGATGTTCGTATCGACCACCGAAGCTATGAGCGTCAGGGCGTGGAGCTTCTTCCCACCGTCCATGAGGGCGCAACCGTCCGGGCAATGGAGAAGAAAGGTATCCGCACCGAGAAAGGCGAGTTCAACCGCTGGATCAGAGCAACCAATGCCGTTATCCGGGACATCAAGAAGAAAATCGCTCTCCTGTTTGATTGGATTGCCGAAGCAAAAGCGGAGCTTGCCAAGCCGCAGGCACCCAACCTTGTTTCTCTGCTGAACGCCTACTACACCCAGCGCAAAGCCGGGGCTTATTCCCAGAAAGGCAAAATCAGCAACCTAAAGGAGATGAACGAGACTTTCAATTATCTCCGGGCAAACGGCATTTACAACCTTGAAGATTTGGAAAGCCGTGTCAATGAACACAGCTCCACCACAGAGAGCTTGAAGAAAACGCTGGACGGGCAGACCGCACGAATGAAAGAAATCAAGCAGCTCTATGACAGCTCCGCTGCTTTCCAGAACTTGAAGCCTGTCTATGACGGCTTGCAGAAAATCAAGTTTGAGAAGCCCAGAGCCAAGTACAAGGCAGAGCATGAAGCGGAACTGATACAGTTCTACGCCGCCAGACGAAAGCTGACCGGGGAGTTCCCGGACGGCAAGGTGGATATGGGAAAGCTATCCAAAGAGTATGACACGCTGGAACAGGAGCATGAGACCACCTATGCCGAGTTTAAGGCTGTCAGAGACGATTTACACCGCCTTTGGAAGGTCAAGTCATGTGTAGATACTGCCGCCCGATTTAACGAGCACACAGAGGAACAAAAGCTCCAAAATCGACCCCAAACACGACACAAAAAGGAGGAACTATCCCGATGA
- a CDS encoding AAA family ATPase has product MNYTQAQIDRANAVSLEDFLRTQGETLIKSGREYRWKEHDSLTVRGNKWFRHSQSKGGYPIDFVMEFYGKSFPEAVQLLTGESGEGQTEATTAPPAEFHLPLHNRTVDRAIQYLCESRGLNKSLVETFLLSGDIYEDSKRHNVVFVGRDRSGTPRYAHVRGTQESFRQDIAGSDKSYPFRYEGNGSQLFVFEAPIDLLSFICLYPQDWQTRSYLALGGVSGKALDRFLSERKDIRKVFLCLDSDAAGNEACTRLAQSIPGEIAVIRLVPARKDWNDVLRQQADIPNRKFIAETITLRELPTAQPVPMLRMADVELTSVEWLWFPYIPFGKLTIIQGNPGEGKTYFAMRLAAACTNRKPLPGMETIEPFNIIYQTAEDGLGDTVKPRLMEAEADLERVLVIDDRDTPLTLADERIARAIRENNARLVIIDPVQAFLGADVDMNRANEVRPIFRSLGDIAQAARCAIVLIGHLNKAAGTQSTYRGLGSIDITAAVRSLLFIGKLKDSPTTRVLIHEKSSLAPPGQSLAFSLGDEKGFEWIGAYDITADELLAGTDTAKTESKTAQAQMLILELLADGKRMPSAELEKTVNERGISSRTMRTAKSRIGDRLVTEKDGTAWVCYL; this is encoded by the coding sequence ATGAATTATACCCAAGCACAGATTGACCGGGCAAACGCCGTCAGTCTGGAAGATTTTCTCCGCACACAGGGAGAGACACTTATCAAAAGCGGACGGGAATACCGCTGGAAAGAACATGACAGCCTGACCGTCCGGGGAAACAAGTGGTTTCGCCACAGCCAGAGCAAGGGCGGCTATCCCATTGATTTCGTCATGGAGTTTTACGGAAAGTCTTTTCCCGAAGCTGTCCAACTGCTGACAGGTGAAAGCGGCGAGGGACAGACCGAAGCCACCACAGCACCGCCCGCAGAGTTCCACTTGCCCCTACACAACCGCACAGTCGACAGAGCAATTCAATATCTTTGTGAAAGCCGAGGTCTCAACAAATCGCTTGTTGAGACTTTTCTTCTTTCCGGGGATATTTACGAGGACAGCAAACGGCACAATGTTGTGTTTGTCGGCAGAGACCGAAGCGGCACACCGAGATATGCTCATGTGCGAGGAACGCAGGAAAGTTTCAGACAGGACATTGCCGGCTCTGATAAATCTTATCCGTTCCGCTATGAGGGAAACGGCAGTCAGCTCTTTGTCTTTGAAGCACCGATAGACCTTTTATCCTTTATCTGCCTTTATCCGCAGGACTGGCAGACGAGAAGCTACCTTGCCCTGGGCGGCGTTTCAGGCAAAGCCCTTGACCGTTTCCTTTCTGAACGCAAGGACATCCGAAAAGTGTTCCTCTGCCTTGACAGCGACGCCGCTGGAAATGAAGCCTGCACACGACTGGCACAGTCCATTCCCGGTGAGATTGCCGTCATTCGCCTTGTCCCGGCAAGGAAAGACTGGAACGATGTTCTCCGTCAGCAAGCGGATATTCCAAACCGCAAATTCATAGCCGAGACAATCACGCTGCGAGAGCTGCCCACCGCCCAGCCTGTTCCCATGCTCCGCATGGCAGATGTGGAGCTGACGAGCGTGGAATGGCTATGGTTTCCCTATATCCCCTTTGGAAAGCTGACGATCATACAGGGCAACCCCGGAGAGGGCAAGACCTACTTTGCCATGCGACTTGCGGCGGCTTGCACCAATCGAAAGCCTTTGCCCGGTATGGAGACAATTGAGCCTTTCAATATCATCTACCAGACCGCAGAGGACGGTCTGGGCGATACCGTCAAGCCCCGGCTGATGGAAGCGGAAGCAGACCTTGAAAGAGTGCTTGTCATTGACGATAGAGACACGCCGCTGACCCTTGCCGATGAACGCATCGCAAGGGCAATCCGTGAGAACAACGCAAGGCTGGTTATCATTGACCCGGTACAGGCGTTTCTGGGCGCAGATGTGGACATGAATCGGGCAAACGAGGTGCGCCCGATATTCCGCAGTCTGGGAGACATTGCACAGGCTGCCCGGTGCGCTATCGTGCTGATCGGACACCTCAACAAAGCCGCAGGAACGCAAAGCACCTACCGGGGATTGGGGTCTATCGACATTACGGCGGCAGTTCGCAGTCTGCTCTTTATCGGCAAGCTGAAGGATAGTCCCACAACGAGGGTGCTTATCCATGAGAAAAGCTCCCTTGCACCGCCCGGACAGTCCCTTGCCTTTTCTCTGGGAGACGAGAAAGGTTTTGAGTGGATAGGAGCTTATGACATTACCGCTGACGAGCTTCTTGCCGGGACAGACACCGCCAAGACCGAAAGTAAGACCGCACAGGCGCAAATGCTCATTCTGGAACTGCTTGCGGACGGAAAGCGTATGCCGAGCGCAGAGCTGGAAAAGACGGTCAATGAGCGTGGGATTTCCTCACGCACCATGAGAACGGCAAAGAGCCGTATCGGGGACAGGCTTGTGACCGAGAAAGACGGCACAGCATGGGTCTGCTATCTCTGA
- a CDS encoding transposon-encoded TnpW family protein → MNNTATHSTTNSPCLTVRKQIGKTTYIVRVHFSETAKETMEDKIKRLLRDEVRKM, encoded by the coding sequence ATGAACAACACCGCAACCCACAGCACCACCAACAGCCCTTGCCTGACTGTCAGAAAGCAGATCGGCAAGACCACCTATATCGTCCGTGTCCATTTCAGTGAGACCGCCAAAGAGACGATGGAGGACAAAATCAAGCGGCTGCTCCGTGATGAAGTCCGCAAAATGTGA
- a CDS encoding Maff2 family protein translates to MEFFNSAVDVLKTLVVALGAGLGVWGAVNLMEGYGGDNPSAKSQGMKQFMAN, encoded by the coding sequence ATGGAATTCTTTAATAGTGCAGTGGATGTTCTGAAGACTCTGGTTGTGGCACTGGGTGCCGGTCTGGGCGTGTGGGGTGCTGTGAACCTCATGGAAGGCTACGGCGGCGATAACCCCTCTGCCAAGAGCCAGGGTATGAAGCAGTTCATGGCTAATTAA
- a CDS encoding helix-turn-helix domain-containing protein produces the protein MHISYKPLWHTLLERDMRKEDLRLAAGMTTNMIANMSKEGKHISMDTLARICETLNCEITDVIELVSDEPASTGGKEHERIETKNNGKRN, from the coding sequence ATGCACATCAGCTATAAACCACTCTGGCATACACTGTTAGAGCGTGATATGAGAAAAGAAGATTTAAGGCTTGCTGCTGGTATGACAACGAATATGATTGCCAACATGAGCAAAGAGGGAAAGCACATCAGCATGGATACATTAGCCCGTATCTGCGAAACGCTGAATTGTGAGATTACCGATGTGATTGAGTTAGTATCAGACGAGCCTGCTTCCACAGGAGGTAAGGAGCATGAGCGAATTGAAACCAAGAATAACGGAAAACGGAATTGA
- a CDS encoding TnpV protein — translation MSELKPRITENGIDYILVGDYYIPDLKLPEEHRPIGKYGRMHREYLREVHPAKLNTLTLTGELWTYLADLNEQAQERLDTIMEQMKDAEGVTEELKRTQQMEWVRRCNNIHNRAEEIILQEMIYS, via the coding sequence ATGAGCGAATTGAAACCAAGAATAACGGAAAACGGAATTGATTATATCCTTGTCGGAGATTACTATATCCCAGATTTGAAGCTGCCGGAGGAACATCGCCCTATCGGAAAGTACGGACGGATGCACCGGGAGTATTTAAGAGAAGTCCACCCAGCCAAATTGAACACCTTGACCTTGACAGGGGAGTTATGGACATACCTTGCAGACCTGAACGAACAGGCACAGGAACGGTTAGACACCATCATGGAGCAGATGAAAGATGCCGAGGGCGTGACCGAGGAATTGAAACGAACCCAACAAATGGAATGGGTGCGGCGTTGCAATAACATTCACAACCGGGCAGAAGAAATTATTTTGCAAGAGATGATTTATTCATAA
- a CDS encoding MarR family transcriptional regulator, translating into MENNHFNVAWAKSTALYTKAASVLGVGYPEMMVLYALESMGELTQKQIAENFGMQKQTVHTVVSALQKKGYLLLEASEGDKREKRIVLTESGQVYAHRMIAPLRKAEEKVYRTIGNERLQAMCEILDLFNLLFERELRGGLGSE; encoded by the coding sequence ATGGAAAACAATCATTTTAACGTTGCGTGGGCGAAAAGCACTGCGCTATATACAAAAGCAGCTTCAGTACTTGGCGTCGGATACCCGGAAATGATGGTGCTGTATGCGCTGGAATCCATGGGAGAACTGACGCAAAAGCAGATCGCAGAGAATTTCGGTATGCAAAAACAGACGGTTCATACGGTCGTGAGCGCACTTCAAAAGAAGGGCTATTTACTGTTGGAGGCCAGCGAGGGCGATAAACGTGAGAAGCGGATCGTCTTGACTGAAAGCGGACAGGTATACGCCCACAGAATGATTGCGCCTTTACGAAAAGCCGAGGAGAAGGTTTATAGAACAATCGGGAACGAACGGCTCCAAGCCATGTGTGAAATTCTTGACCTTTTCAATCTTCTCTTTGAAAGAGAGCTGAGAGGAGGTCTGGGCAGTGAATAA